Genomic DNA from Alicyclobacillus fastidiosus:
TTAAAAATGAATAACCTTATAAAATTGACCTTTACCTTAGGAGCCAAGTAGGGCTGAATTAACAAAATAAAAAATATTTGAATCAAGCCCCCGAGGACATCCCACACTGCCTGCCAAACAGGTGCAATTCCATGTTCTAAAATGGGGAGGAGCATGGAATAGTGTTTTTTGGGCATGTTTGCCGACATGATAAATATCCCACAAAACACAACCAACGGTCCGATTATTCCTGCTACGTAGGCGATGTTACGAACTCCCAATGAACATGCCCAATAACACACCAGCGCCAACAGTATGACTAGCATGATAGGAGGCGTATATTGCAAATAAGTCGCGGTTGACCACGAAATCGTGTCTTTGAATGCTATCGCGCTCATCATGAATGTACAGAGCGCCACGGGAACGGTTATGAGATACCTCATTCCTGTACCAAATCGTTGCTGTATCCATAAGGGAATCGACATCCCATTTACTCTCTTGGATATAACGGAGAACATCCAAATCCACAAAGCCATGATTGCAGTTGCAATCAGAAGTGCGAGCCATGCGTCCCGGCCCGCCTTCATTAGCAGTACGGGTACCAATAGGACGTGAGTGTAAATCGTTATACTGAGTAACAGCACGAAGAAAGCATTCCAACCACCGATTGAACGGCTAAACTCAGCCACTGTATTTCCTCCACGCCACGAAATTGCGTTTCTCACATGAGTGTTCCAATATTAACAAAAAAAATTCCCGATGATTCCCAAGTCGTTTGTGTAAATAAAAACAAGATGCCGTGAATCCACAGGCGTTTCAACGATAAAGAATAGGCAGAGGCGAAACTCTCAAGTGAACCCCATCCGTGATCGTGTCCATGTCAATTCATGTGTCACTTACATTTCATAAATCATCTCTGAAAAAGGCGGTAAAAGAGAACATGAGTGTGAGTGCATACGTGACG
This window encodes:
- a CDS encoding GerAB/ArcD/ProY family transporter, which codes for MAEFSRSIGGWNAFFVLLLSITIYTHVLLVPVLLMKAGRDAWLALLIATAIMALWIWMFSVISKRVNGMSIPLWIQQRFGTGMRYLITVPVALCTFMMSAIAFKDTISWSTATYLQYTPPIMLVILLALVCYWACSLGVRNIAYVAGIIGPLVVFCGIFIMSANMPKKHYSMLLPILEHGIAPVWQAVWDVLGGLIQIFFILLIQPYLAPKVKVNFIRLFIFNLVIMVITMGPLTGAISAFGLQEAMSQRYPPFEQWRIVQIGKYIEHMDFLSIFQWLSGSFIRISLLSFFTMDLFMIQTLKRRRIFLAFLFLLLVIWLMLPVSDVAIFRLMTTYYSVLIFCILGGVTICLFLLSLFQRRLEEQS